In Actinomycetota bacterium, one genomic interval encodes:
- a CDS encoding ATPase — MSDHASDVKGTRDPDTAVRREVELDAAPTDVWNALTRPELLEQWFEAEVELDPRPGGTGRFIGADGDDRVARVDDVDEGRRLAFTWWPDAGGDELASKVEFVLKPTPGGTRLVVTESSRTARACAATNGTGWAWRLELLVLTLFLLVRA, encoded by the coding sequence ATGAGCGATCACGCCAGCGACGTCAAAGGCACTCGGGATCCCGACACGGCCGTACGCCGGGAGGTCGAGCTGGACGCGGCCCCGACCGACGTCTGGAACGCGCTCACCCGCCCGGAGCTGCTCGAGCAGTGGTTCGAGGCCGAGGTCGAGCTCGATCCGCGCCCGGGCGGCACGGGCCGCTTCATCGGAGCAGATGGCGATGACCGCGTCGCGCGGGTCGACGACGTCGACGAGGGACGGCGGCTCGCCTTCACGTGGTGGCCCGACGCCGGAGGCGACGAGCTTGCGTCGAAGGTGGAGTTCGTCCTCAAGCCGACACCGGGCGGCACCCGGCTGGTCGTGACCGAGTCATCCCGCACCGCTCGTGCGTGCGCCGCGACCAACGGCACCGGCTGGGCCTGGCGCCTCGAGCTGCTCGTGCTCACGCTCTTCCTGCTCGTTCGCGCATGA
- a CDS encoding glycoside hydrolase, with the protein MPPRASSLPAARHRVQHDRRAGRARTRPRRHDDRDRQRPRRCGCVVGHALAALEGRGAARARQGHAGRRRRRRRNERVLRLRREPGRVDRAGRGATRPAGARGRGRRADGRPPPHARRGASAGGDRVGRADRALRTHRSGGVHRFLRLPEEVAVNLLPRPRSSAFDDRRVPAREPVVRFDASLPAEGYRLTVDDGGVEVVAADDAGAFYARATLAQLARLHDGMLPVGAVHDWPDLPVRGVMLDISRDKVPTQATLRELIARLASWKVNQVQLYMEHTFAYRDHEEVWASASPLTGDEVRDLDRFCRAHQVELVPNRNCLGHMERWLKHERYRPLAIAPDGWTDHRGRVRAPTTLDPAKPAALALVRELLAELLDAFTSPRVHVGLDEPWELPPERAKDYLDWVIALCALPELDGREVLLWGDILANHPELVDALPGEVTVCEWGYEDWHPFAARASTLEAAERPFWLCPGTSSWLSILGRVTNAMGNCAAAADAARAHGGSGLLVTDWGDLGHLQYLPVSEPALAYAAAVSWCAETNRDLDLSAALDVHVFDDPAGEIGGAVMALGDLHRVVTPQFFNLSTLVTHLYFPQLQLDRGFTAGITGAELADVEARLADAVAALDRARPRRADGALVLDELRNAAALVSLLCRDGRARLDADGWLASVPERRREGFAAALAPLIDTHRNLWLARNRAGGLDDSCAWLENLHGAYRTGVTDRRWGGW; encoded by the coding sequence GTGCCTCCTCGAGCATCGTCGCTACCAGCGGCGCGACACCGCGTTCAACATGACCGTCGAGCTGGACGCGCTCGCACCCGACCGCGGCGACACGACGACCGCGACCGCCAACGACCGCGCCGATGTGGCTGCGTGGTTGGACACGCACTGGCCGCACTGGAAGGCCGAGGCGCTGCGCGCGCTCGACAAGGGCACGCTGGTCGTCGCCGGCGACGCCGACGGAATGAGCGCGTTCTGCGCCTACGGCGTGAACCGGGACGGGTGGATCGGGCCGGTCGCGGTGCGACCCGACCTGCTGGGGCGCGGGGCAGGGGTCGGCGTGCTGATGGGCGCCCTCCACCGCATGCGCGCCGCGGGGCATCGGCGGGCGGAGATCGCGTGGGTCGGGCCGATCGTGCCCTACGCACGCATCGGAGCGGTGGTGTCCACCGTTTTCTTCGTCTACCGGAAGAAGTTGCGGTGAACCTGTTGCCCCGACCCCGGTCGAGCGCGTTCGACGACCGGCGTGTCCCGGCTCGCGAGCCCGTCGTGCGCTTCGACGCCTCGCTCCCGGCCGAGGGCTACCGCCTCACCGTCGACGACGGGGGCGTCGAGGTCGTCGCCGCCGACGACGCGGGCGCCTTCTACGCGCGGGCCACACTGGCGCAGCTGGCGCGCCTGCACGACGGGATGCTGCCTGTGGGCGCCGTCCACGACTGGCCCGACCTGCCGGTGCGCGGCGTGATGCTCGACATCTCGCGCGACAAGGTGCCGACACAGGCGACCCTGCGCGAGCTGATCGCCCGCCTCGCGTCGTGGAAGGTGAACCAGGTGCAGCTCTACATGGAGCACACGTTCGCCTACCGCGACCACGAGGAGGTGTGGGCGTCCGCGTCGCCGCTCACCGGCGACGAGGTGCGTGACCTCGACCGGTTCTGCCGCGCCCACCAGGTGGAGCTCGTGCCCAACCGGAATTGCCTGGGCCACATGGAGCGCTGGCTGAAACACGAGCGCTACCGGCCGCTGGCGATCGCACCCGATGGATGGACGGACCACCGCGGTCGGGTGCGCGCTCCGACGACGCTCGACCCGGCCAAACCGGCGGCGCTCGCCCTGGTGCGCGAGCTGCTGGCCGAGTTGCTGGACGCCTTCACGAGCCCACGGGTGCACGTCGGTCTCGACGAGCCGTGGGAGCTGCCGCCCGAGCGCGCGAAGGACTACCTCGATTGGGTCATCGCCCTGTGCGCGCTGCCCGAGCTCGACGGTCGCGAGGTGCTCCTGTGGGGTGACATCCTCGCCAACCACCCCGAGCTCGTCGACGCGCTGCCGGGCGAGGTCACGGTCTGCGAATGGGGCTACGAGGACTGGCACCCCTTCGCGGCGCGGGCCTCGACGCTGGAGGCGGCCGAGCGCCCGTTCTGGCTCTGCCCGGGCACGTCGAGCTGGCTGTCGATCCTCGGTCGGGTGACGAACGCAATGGGCAATTGCGCAGCCGCGGCAGACGCGGCGCGGGCCCATGGCGGCTCGGGACTGCTCGTCACTGACTGGGGCGACTTGGGTCATCTCCAGTACCTGCCGGTCAGTGAGCCCGCGCTCGCGTACGCAGCCGCAGTGTCGTGGTGCGCGGAGACGAACCGCGACCTCGACCTGTCTGCCGCGCTCGACGTGCACGTGTTCGACGACCCGGCCGGCGAGATCGGTGGCGCGGTCATGGCCCTCGGCGATCTCCACCGCGTGGTGACGCCCCAGTTCTTCAACCTCTCCACCCTCGTGACCCACCTCTACTTCCCACAGCTCCAGCTCGACCGCGGGTTCACGGCCGGGATCACGGGCGCCGAGCTGGCCGACGTGGAGGCGCGGCTCGCCGACGCGGTGGCCGCCCTCGATCGGGCGCGTCCCCGCCGGGCCGACGGCGCGCTCGTGCTCGACGAGCTCCGGAACGCGGCCGCGCTCGTCTCGCTCCTGTGCCGCGACGGCCGGGCCCGGCTCGACGCCGACGGCTGGCTGGCGTCGGTACCCGAGCGACGACGCGAGGGCTTCGCGGCCGCGCTGGCGCCGCTCATCGACACCCACCGGAACCTGTGGCTGGCCCGCAACCGCGCCGGAGGGCTCGACGACAGCTGCGCCTGGCTGGAGAACCTGCATGGTGCCTACCGCACGGGCGTGACCGATCGCCGGTGGGGCGGGTGGTGA
- the menC gene encoding o-succinylbenzoate synthase, with product MPLIRPFRTSFGTEHVRDVLLVKAETTDGEGWAECATEPEPLYSAEYTDAAEHVLEHHLIPRLFAANHVTAPAVATLLAPVKGHRMAKAAVETALLDAELRAAGLSLGAYLGAVRGAVDCGVSVGITGTVDELLEHVAGYVDDGYRRVKLKIEPGWDLEPVAAVRARWPDLPLQVDANTAYRVRDAPHLGRLDELRLLLIEQPLADDDLVGHAELAKILRTPICLDESIVSAAVAESAIRLGACSIVNVKPARVGGYLEARRVHDICATHGIPVWCGGMLETGVGRAANLALAALPNFTLPGDTSASARYYEHDITEPFVLDEGRLPVPTGPGIGVTPLSDVLAEVTTVVRAVVR from the coding sequence ATGCCGTTGATACGGCCTTTCCGCACGTCGTTCGGCACCGAGCACGTCCGCGACGTGCTGCTGGTGAAGGCGGAGACCACCGACGGCGAGGGCTGGGCGGAGTGCGCGACCGAGCCCGAGCCGCTCTACAGCGCGGAGTACACCGACGCCGCCGAGCACGTCCTCGAGCACCACCTCATCCCCCGGCTGTTCGCGGCGAACCACGTCACGGCACCCGCCGTGGCGACGTTGCTCGCGCCGGTGAAGGGCCATCGCATGGCGAAGGCCGCGGTCGAGACAGCCCTCCTCGACGCGGAGCTGCGCGCCGCGGGACTGTCGTTGGGCGCGTACCTCGGTGCCGTGCGCGGCGCGGTCGACTGCGGTGTGTCGGTCGGCATCACCGGCACCGTCGACGAGCTGCTCGAGCACGTCGCCGGCTACGTCGACGACGGCTACCGACGGGTGAAGCTCAAGATCGAGCCGGGCTGGGACCTGGAGCCTGTCGCCGCCGTGCGGGCGCGCTGGCCCGACCTGCCCCTCCAGGTCGACGCCAACACCGCCTATCGAGTCAGAGACGCGCCACATCTCGGCCGGCTCGACGAGCTCCGGCTGCTGTTGATCGAGCAGCCGTTGGCCGACGACGACCTCGTCGGCCACGCCGAGCTGGCAAAGATCCTGCGCACGCCGATCTGCCTCGACGAGTCGATCGTCTCCGCGGCCGTCGCCGAGAGCGCCATCCGCCTCGGCGCGTGCTCGATCGTGAACGTCAAGCCCGCCCGGGTGGGTGGCTACCTCGAGGCCCGACGCGTCCACGACATCTGCGCGACCCACGGCATCCCCGTGTGGTGCGGCGGGATGCTGGAGACGGGTGTGGGGCGGGCCGCCAACCTGGCCCTGGCCGCGCTCCCGAACTTCACCCTCCCCGGCGACACCTCGGCCTCGGCGCGCTACTACGAGCACGACATCACCGAGCCGTTCGTGCTCGACGAGGGTCGCCTGCCTGTGCCGACCGGTCCCGGCATCGGCGTCACTCCCCTGTCCGACGTCCTCGCAGAGGTCACCACTGTCGTGCGGGCCGTCGTTCGCTGA
- a CDS encoding glutathione peroxidase encodes MSLYDIPLRSLRGEPTSLAEHKGKALLVVNVASKCGLTPQYTGLEALHEQYGPRGFAVLGFPCNQFGGQEPGSPDEIETFCSTNYDVTFPLFEKIDVNGEGRHPLYEQLTQKTDAEGKAGDIQWNFEKFLVSPEGEVVARFRPLTEPAAPELVSAVEQALPS; translated from the coding sequence GTGTCCCTTTACGACATCCCCCTGCGGTCGTTGCGAGGTGAGCCCACCTCGCTGGCCGAGCACAAGGGCAAGGCCCTGCTGGTCGTGAACGTGGCGTCGAAGTGCGGCCTGACGCCGCAGTACACCGGCCTCGAGGCGCTGCACGAGCAGTACGGGCCGCGCGGCTTCGCCGTGCTCGGCTTCCCGTGCAACCAGTTCGGCGGACAGGAGCCGGGCAGCCCCGACGAGATCGAGACGTTCTGCAGCACCAACTACGATGTGACGTTTCCCCTGTTCGAGAAGATCGACGTCAACGGCGAGGGTCGCCACCCGCTCTACGAGCAGCTGACCCAAAAGACCGACGCCGAGGGCAAGGCCGGCGACATCCAGTGGAACTTCGAGAAGTTCCTCGTGTCGCCCGAGGGCGAGGTCGTCGCCCGGTTCCGGCCGCTGACCGAGCCGGCCGCGCCCGAGCTCGTCAGCGCGGTCGAACAGGCCCTGCCGAGCTGA
- a CDS encoding ATP-dependent Clp protease proteolytic subunit, whose translation MTQLLVPTVVEQTERGERAFDIYSRLLADRIVFLNGPLDDAVANLVIAQLLHLESLSPDRDVSLYINSPGGDMTALFAVYDTMQYLGPDVSTICVGQAASAAAVLLAAGAPDKRFVLPNARVLIHQPHGGAQGQSTDLELAVQEMVEMRRRMVEILVERTGKTFERVTADIDRDFILRGEAACAYGLADHVIERRRPALVAAQR comes from the coding sequence ATGACCCAGCTGCTGGTGCCCACCGTGGTCGAGCAGACCGAGCGGGGGGAGCGGGCGTTCGACATCTACTCGCGGCTGCTGGCCGATCGGATCGTGTTCCTCAACGGTCCGCTCGACGACGCCGTCGCCAACCTCGTGATCGCCCAGCTGCTCCACCTCGAGTCGCTGTCACCCGACCGTGACGTCTCGCTCTACATCAACAGCCCGGGTGGCGACATGACCGCGCTGTTCGCGGTGTACGACACGATGCAGTACCTCGGGCCCGACGTGAGCACGATCTGCGTGGGGCAGGCCGCCTCGGCCGCCGCGGTGCTGCTCGCCGCGGGCGCGCCCGACAAGCGCTTCGTGCTCCCCAACGCCCGCGTGCTGATCCACCAACCGCACGGTGGCGCCCAGGGTCAGTCGACCGACCTCGAGCTGGCGGTGCAGGAGATGGTCGAGATGCGGCGACGGATGGTCGAGATCCTCGTCGAACGCACCGGCAAGACCTTCGAGCGCGTCACCGCCGACATCGACCGCGACTTCATCCTGCGAGGTGAGGCGGCTTGCGCCTACGGCCTTGCCGATCACGTGATCGAGCGACGCCGTCCCGCGTTGGTGGCGGCCCAGCGCTGA
- a CDS encoding MBL fold metallo-hydrolase, which produces MRVGEIDIAPLHDGTAYFRPTEAFVGTTDEQWEPHRALLTADGMVELELGGFLVRTGDHVVLVDTGVGTISGVFSGGAFLESLAAHGLTPDDVTDVVFTHLHFDHVGWATRKGSIVFPHATYRCDERDWSHFVGPDPGATRKLTPLEGRVTLWDTSGPLLPGIDVLAAPGHTPGSTVVVVSSGDRRALLLGDVVHCPVELVEDEWAALGDVDPALAKRTRNALARELEGTDVPAAASHFPEMRFGRLLAADGRRRWVFD; this is translated from the coding sequence ATGAGAGTGGGTGAGATCGACATCGCGCCGTTGCACGACGGCACCGCGTACTTCCGTCCCACCGAGGCGTTCGTCGGCACCACCGACGAGCAGTGGGAGCCACATCGGGCGCTGCTCACCGCCGACGGCATGGTCGAGCTCGAGCTCGGGGGCTTCCTCGTACGCACCGGCGACCACGTGGTGCTCGTCGACACCGGTGTGGGCACCATCTCCGGGGTCTTCAGCGGCGGCGCCTTCCTCGAGAGCCTCGCGGCCCACGGCCTCACCCCGGACGACGTCACCGACGTCGTCTTCACGCATCTGCACTTCGATCACGTGGGTTGGGCGACGCGCAAGGGGAGCATCGTGTTCCCCCACGCCACCTACCGGTGCGACGAGCGCGACTGGTCACATTTCGTCGGGCCCGACCCCGGCGCCACGCGCAAGCTCACGCCGCTCGAAGGACGCGTCACGCTGTGGGACACGAGCGGACCGCTCCTGCCGGGCATCGACGTCCTCGCCGCGCCGGGCCACACTCCCGGCAGCACGGTCGTCGTCGTCTCCTCGGGTGACCGGCGGGCGCTCCTGCTCGGCGACGTCGTCCACTGCCCGGTCGAGCTCGTCGAAGACGAGTGGGCCGCGCTTGGCGACGTCGACCCCGCCCTGGCGAAGCGCACGCGCAACGCCCTCGCGCGCGAGCTCGAGGGCACCGACGTGCCCGCGGCGGCGTCGCACTTCCCCGAGATGAGGTTCGGCCGTCTGCTCGCGGCCGACGGTCGCCGGCGTTGGGTGTTCGACTGA
- a CDS encoding GNAT family N-acetyltransferase: MTGGLLAEAEAAVAAASTRARVDVRELTTLTELQRAESLLSDIWGRPRDAPTVPSDLLRAFSTTGNYVAGAWRGDELIAAAAGIHGRRETGVYLYSVVAGVHAGHQTRHVGFALKQHQRAWALARELELITWTFDPLVRRNAYFNLAKLGAEVTGYHEDFYGPMHDALNRGDESDRCLVSWHLAGARARAAATGTPRPEPTDAARTDAARILVAGPAGEPVATVVAGPAGDVLLAWVPEDIAAMRADDPAQARAWRAAARDTLGRALAGGYAAVDMLRSGWYVLEPRR, from the coding sequence GTGACGGGGGGGCTCCTCGCCGAGGCCGAGGCGGCAGTGGCGGCCGCGTCGACACGCGCGCGGGTCGACGTGCGCGAGCTGACCACGCTGACCGAGCTTCAACGGGCGGAGTCGCTGCTCTCCGACATCTGGGGGCGCCCGCGCGACGCGCCGACCGTGCCGAGCGACCTGCTGCGCGCGTTCTCCACGACCGGCAACTACGTGGCCGGTGCGTGGCGGGGCGACGAGCTGATCGCGGCTGCGGCCGGCATCCACGGTCGCCGTGAGACGGGCGTCTACCTCTACTCGGTCGTCGCCGGCGTGCACGCGGGACACCAGACCCGCCACGTCGGCTTCGCGCTGAAGCAGCACCAACGGGCATGGGCGCTCGCCCGCGAGCTCGAGCTGATCACCTGGACGTTCGACCCCCTCGTGCGGCGCAACGCCTACTTCAACCTGGCCAAGCTGGGCGCCGAGGTGACCGGTTACCACGAGGACTTCTACGGGCCCATGCACGACGCGCTCAACCGAGGCGACGAATCCGACCGTTGCCTGGTGTCCTGGCACCTCGCGGGCGCGCGGGCACGAGCGGCCGCCACCGGCACCCCGCGGCCCGAGCCGACCGATGCCGCCCGGACCGACGCGGCCCGGATCCTCGTCGCCGGTCCCGCCGGCGAGCCGGTGGCTACCGTCGTCGCCGGTCCCGCCGGCGACGTCCTGCTGGCGTGGGTGCCGGAAGACATCGCGGCGATGCGCGCCGACGACCCCGCGCAGGCGCGGGCGTGGCGTGCGGCCGCGCGCGACACCCTCGGCCGCGCCCTCGCGGGTGGCTACGCCGCAGTCGACATGCTGCGATCCGGCTGGTACGTGCTCGAGCCCCGCCGGTGA